In Archangium violaceum, the following are encoded in one genomic region:
- a CDS encoding ATP-binding protein, with protein MRRSHPVVHDGPHASVLLVDGHPESLQALVSTLEPLGQRLVKAASGREASQRVLHEEFALILLDGDGLEDEGLETLRQLRERGPSHSIPVLLLTGNGAPAFALEGYARGAVDCLVKPWAPELLRAKVSAFIALHRRRGESRPSDGLLQEGERRFRRVFESDMMGVLFSDLEGRILDANDAFLSMVGHGREELESGLVRWDTMTPPEWHATNARAIHELKTKGVASPFEKELFRKDGSRVPVLMNSTHLEEQGRNITFALDITERKRAEAALAEREERLRFILKAVGLGHWQLELSTMRMESSEGCKANFGLPPESDLSSYEKLRSLIHPEDRDSVAEAVERAITTRSDYSAEYRVVPPGGGVRWVAARGRVVCAADGTPLRMVGITLDITDRMRGEEKLAFLSEASRLLTESMEPEETLQRVARLAAATVATYCIVDLREEDGRIHRVAVAHRDPELEAHIRRIPPYSAERGAPRSVVETLNQGRRKLIASITPEQRLASAVSPEHLALMERLDARSVVLVPMQSRGRKWGVITFARAGVVQGFDERDLDMAEELAGRATTALENAELLRTTREAVRLRDEFLSVASHELKTPLTPLSLKLQAMARSVKSGGLEALERRLPGDVEVMRRQVRRLSDLVDDLLDVSRISTGRLKLELEQVDLEALAREVVSRFESEAERVGCRLELGAEGASVGQWDRLRLEQVMTNLLSNAIKYGAGTPIHIRVAGGESRVRLVIRDEGIGIDPEARERIFGKFERAVSERNYGGLGLGLYITRQIVEALGGDIRVESAPGAGATFTVDLPRAPVSRESLRGNLR; from the coding sequence GTGAGAAGGAGCCATCCGGTGGTGCATGACGGACCGCATGCGAGCGTGCTGCTGGTGGACGGGCACCCGGAAAGCCTCCAGGCGCTCGTCTCCACGCTCGAACCCCTGGGCCAGCGTCTGGTGAAGGCGGCCTCGGGCAGGGAGGCGAGCCAGCGGGTCCTCCACGAGGAGTTCGCCCTCATCCTCCTGGACGGAGACGGACTGGAGGATGAGGGGCTGGAGACGCTCCGCCAGCTTCGGGAGCGTGGGCCTTCCCACTCCATTCCCGTGCTGCTCCTCACTGGAAATGGGGCGCCAGCCTTCGCACTCGAGGGCTACGCGCGGGGGGCGGTGGACTGCCTCGTCAAGCCCTGGGCGCCGGAGCTGCTCCGGGCCAAGGTGTCCGCCTTCATCGCGCTGCACCGGCGGCGTGGGGAGTCCCGCCCTTCCGACGGGTTGCTCCAAGAGGGCGAGAGACGGTTCCGGCGCGTCTTCGAGTCCGACATGATGGGAGTGCTCTTCTCTGATCTCGAAGGGCGGATCCTCGACGCCAATGATGCGTTCCTCTCCATGGTGGGCCATGGCCGCGAGGAGCTCGAGTCCGGTCTCGTCCGCTGGGACACCATGACTCCGCCGGAGTGGCACGCGACCAACGCCCGGGCCATTCACGAGCTGAAGACGAAGGGCGTGGCCAGCCCGTTCGAGAAGGAGCTCTTTCGCAAGGATGGCAGCCGCGTGCCGGTGCTGATGAACAGCACGCACCTGGAGGAGCAGGGGAGGAACATCACCTTCGCCCTGGACATCACGGAGCGGAAGCGGGCCGAGGCGGCCCTGGCCGAGCGCGAGGAGCGGTTGCGCTTCATCCTCAAGGCGGTGGGGCTCGGCCACTGGCAGTTGGAGCTCTCGACGATGAGGATGGAGTCGTCCGAGGGGTGCAAGGCCAACTTCGGACTGCCGCCCGAGAGCGATCTGTCCTCGTACGAGAAGCTGCGCTCGCTCATCCATCCGGAGGACAGGGACTCCGTGGCCGAGGCGGTGGAGCGGGCCATCACCACCCGGTCCGACTACTCGGCGGAGTACCGCGTCGTGCCGCCGGGCGGTGGCGTGCGCTGGGTGGCGGCGCGCGGGCGCGTGGTGTGCGCCGCGGACGGTACGCCGCTGCGCATGGTGGGCATCACCCTGGACATCACGGACCGGATGCGTGGTGAGGAGAAGCTCGCCTTCCTGTCCGAGGCGAGCCGGTTGCTGACCGAGTCGATGGAGCCGGAGGAGACGCTTCAGCGCGTGGCCCGGCTCGCGGCCGCGACGGTGGCGACGTATTGCATCGTGGATCTCCGTGAGGAGGACGGGCGCATCCATCGGGTGGCCGTGGCGCACCGGGATCCGGAGCTGGAGGCACACATCCGGCGGATTCCGCCCTACTCAGCGGAGCGCGGAGCACCCCGGTCCGTGGTCGAGACGCTGAACCAGGGCCGCAGGAAGCTCATCGCGAGCATCACGCCCGAGCAGAGGCTCGCGTCGGCGGTGAGCCCCGAGCACCTGGCGCTCATGGAGCGGCTGGACGCGCGCTCGGTCGTGCTGGTGCCGATGCAGTCGCGGGGGAGGAAGTGGGGCGTCATCACGTTCGCCCGGGCCGGTGTGGTCCAGGGGTTCGATGAGCGCGACCTGGACATGGCCGAGGAGCTGGCGGGCCGGGCGACCACCGCGCTGGAGAACGCCGAGCTGCTGCGCACGACCCGGGAGGCGGTGCGGCTGCGGGACGAGTTCCTCTCGGTGGCCAGTCACGAGCTCAAGACGCCGCTGACGCCGTTGAGCCTCAAGCTCCAGGCGATGGCGCGTTCGGTGAAGAGCGGAGGGTTGGAGGCGCTGGAGCGGCGGTTGCCGGGAGACGTGGAGGTGATGCGCCGGCAGGTGCGGCGTCTGTCGGACCTGGTGGATGATCTGCTCGACGTGTCGCGGATCAGCACGGGCCGGCTGAAGCTGGAGCTGGAGCAGGTGGACCTGGAAGCGCTGGCGCGCGAGGTGGTCTCCCGGTTCGAGTCGGAGGCGGAGCGGGTGGGGTGCCGACTGGAGCTGGGAGCGGAAGGCGCGTCGGTGGGGCAGTGGGACAGGCTGCGCCTGGAGCAGGTGATGACGAACCTGCTCTCCAACGCCATCAAGTACGGGGCGGGCACTCCCATCCACATCCGGGTGGCGGGAGGGGAGTCACGTGTGCGGCTCGTCATCCGGGACGAGGGCATCGGGATCGATCCGGAGGCCCGCGAGCGCATCTTCGGGAAGTTCGAGCGGGCGGTGTCCGAGCGGAACTACGGAGGGCTCGGGTTGGGCCTCTACATCACGCGGCAGATCGTGGAGGCGCTCGGAGGAGACATCCGGGTGGAGAGCGCGCCGGGAGCAGGCGCGACCTTCACCGTGGATCTACCGAGGGCCCCTGTGAGCCGGGAATCGCTCCGGGGCAACCTCAGGTGA
- the glgB gene encoding 1,4-alpha-glucan branching protein GlgB gives MKKPMDRQQVDAELQQVVELRHPEPHRVLGIHPDGDGMVVRAYRPDAVSIHVVPEFGGRIPMTHRQAGVFEARLNGKTEPFNYLLEVEYPGNKTFTLRDPYSFLPTLGDMDLYFAGEGRHEHLWKRMGAHPIHHHGISGVAFAVWAPTAAGVSVVGDFNSWDGRLHAMRRMGASGIWELFIPEVGEGTRYKFEIRPGAGGRLLKSDPYAFRTEVPPATASVVHDLNHFQWTDEQWMTGRTTKNVHHEPWSVYEVHLASWRRVIEDGDRSLSYREMAPALADYVKRMGFTHVELMPVAEHPFGGSWGYQVGNYYAPTARFGHPDDFRYLVNYLHEQGIGVLLDWVPGHFPRDAHALGQFDGTALYEHADPRQGTQPDWGTYVFNFGRNEVRNFLIANALFWLEEYHIDGLRVDAVASMLYLDYSRKHGEWIPNRWGGRENEEAISFLRELNDTVGRKFPGAVMIAEESTAWPKVSQPTSEGGLGFHFKWNMGWMHDTLTYYSKDPIYRQHHHNQLTFGLLYAFSEHFMLPLSHDEVVHGKGSLYGKMPGDAWQKRANLRALLAWMWAHPGKKLLFMGGEFGQPGEWSNDRSLDWHLLGEPGHAGIQTMMSDLNRLYRSHAALYDADSEPLGFQWLQPDSAAANVLAFVRRSRQPGGHVVCIANLSPVPREGYRVGFPRHGGYVELLNTDAQDYGGSGIGNKGRIHTEPQGWDGQDASAVLTLPPLSVLWFTPG, from the coding sequence GTGAAGAAGCCGATGGATCGGCAGCAGGTGGACGCGGAGTTGCAGCAGGTGGTGGAGTTGCGGCACCCCGAGCCCCACCGCGTGCTGGGCATCCACCCGGACGGGGATGGAATGGTGGTGCGGGCCTACCGTCCGGACGCGGTCTCCATCCACGTGGTGCCGGAGTTCGGCGGGCGCATCCCCATGACGCACCGGCAGGCAGGCGTCTTCGAGGCCCGGCTCAACGGCAAGACGGAGCCCTTCAACTACCTGCTCGAGGTGGAGTACCCCGGCAACAAGACCTTCACCCTGCGCGACCCGTACAGCTTCCTGCCCACGCTGGGCGACATGGATCTGTACTTCGCCGGCGAGGGCCGGCACGAGCACCTGTGGAAGCGAATGGGGGCGCACCCCATCCACCACCACGGCATCAGCGGCGTGGCCTTCGCCGTATGGGCGCCCACGGCCGCGGGCGTGTCCGTGGTGGGTGACTTCAACAGCTGGGACGGCCGGCTGCACGCGATGCGGCGCATGGGGGCCTCGGGCATCTGGGAGCTCTTCATCCCCGAGGTCGGCGAGGGCACGCGCTACAAGTTCGAGATCCGCCCGGGCGCCGGAGGGCGCCTCTTGAAGTCGGATCCATACGCCTTCCGCACGGAGGTGCCTCCGGCCACGGCGTCGGTGGTGCACGACCTGAACCACTTCCAGTGGACGGACGAGCAGTGGATGACGGGGCGCACCACGAAGAACGTGCACCACGAGCCGTGGAGCGTCTACGAGGTGCACCTGGCCTCGTGGCGGCGCGTCATCGAGGACGGGGACCGGTCCCTCTCCTACCGGGAGATGGCGCCCGCGCTCGCGGACTACGTGAAGCGGATGGGCTTCACGCACGTGGAGCTGATGCCGGTGGCGGAGCACCCCTTCGGAGGCTCCTGGGGCTACCAGGTGGGCAACTACTACGCGCCCACCGCGCGCTTCGGGCACCCGGATGACTTCCGGTACCTCGTCAACTACCTGCACGAGCAGGGCATTGGCGTGCTGCTGGACTGGGTGCCGGGGCACTTCCCCCGGGACGCTCATGCGCTGGGCCAGTTCGACGGCACGGCCCTCTACGAGCACGCGGACCCGCGCCAGGGCACGCAGCCGGACTGGGGAACCTACGTCTTCAACTTCGGCCGCAACGAGGTGCGCAACTTCCTCATCGCCAACGCCCTCTTCTGGCTGGAGGAGTACCACATCGATGGTCTGCGTGTGGACGCGGTGGCGTCGATGCTCTACCTCGACTACAGCCGCAAGCACGGCGAGTGGATCCCCAACCGCTGGGGTGGCCGCGAGAACGAGGAGGCCATCTCCTTCCTGCGCGAGCTCAACGACACCGTGGGCCGCAAGTTCCCGGGCGCGGTGATGATCGCCGAGGAGTCCACCGCGTGGCCCAAGGTGAGCCAGCCCACCAGCGAAGGGGGCCTCGGCTTCCACTTCAAGTGGAACATGGGCTGGATGCACGACACGCTGACGTACTACTCGAAGGATCCCATCTATAGGCAGCACCACCACAACCAGCTCACCTTCGGTCTGCTGTATGCCTTCAGCGAGCACTTCATGCTGCCGCTGAGCCATGACGAGGTGGTGCACGGCAAGGGCTCGCTGTACGGGAAGATGCCGGGAGACGCGTGGCAGAAGCGCGCGAACCTGCGAGCGCTGCTGGCGTGGATGTGGGCGCACCCGGGCAAGAAGCTGCTCTTCATGGGTGGCGAGTTCGGCCAGCCCGGCGAGTGGAGCAACGACCGGAGCCTGGACTGGCACCTGCTGGGAGAGCCGGGCCACGCGGGCATCCAGACGATGATGTCGGACCTGAACAGGCTCTACCGGAGCCACGCGGCGCTGTACGACGCGGACAGCGAGCCGCTGGGCTTCCAGTGGTTGCAGCCAGACTCGGCGGCGGCCAACGTGCTGGCCTTCGTGCGGCGCTCGAGGCAGCCGGGGGGCCACGTGGTGTGCATCGCCAACCTGTCACCCGTGCCCCGCGAGGGCTACCGCGTCGGCTTCCCCCGGCACGGCGGTTACGTGGAGCTGCTGAACACGGACGCCCAGGACTACGGCGGCTCGGGCATCGGCAACAAGGGGCGCATCCACACCGAGCCCCAGGGTTGGGACGGCCAGGATGCCTCGGCCGTGCTGACGCTGCCCCCGCTGTCCGTGCTCTGGTTCACTCCGGGGTAG
- a CDS encoding maltokinase N-terminal cap-like domain-containing protein, producing MTTPIDLTKLPDYLRNQRWFAGKAWPIKSVSVVDHVSLDLPGGRAFTLAVVEVHYELGHPTRYLLPVLASDEGVQDAFEDVEVLRAFFQLIREKREVPSASGKLVGEWLDTPEGLMALPSPLPVRRLQVEQSNTSVVVAEKVILKVIRKLEAGINPEYEVGRYLATKTSFRATPTLLGALQSEGPAGATLAVVHRYVPNVADGWRYTLDHFRRAPRLTQEFLGELRGLGQRLGELHRAFGSSTDDPAFSPEPIQTEDLQRWSASMVGELGVTLNEALRQFPDLEGKREGLIEHAKRLAHVSPSGQKIRIHGDLHLGQVLRAEGDWLIFDFEGEPGRSFTQRREKYSPLRDVAGMLRSFDYAEATLQLEGQAAGERVGPARQAFLDGYRTVTRGAAFLPQDDATFNTMLDAFELEKMLYEVRYELQNRPDWVRIPVQALSKMEVRK from the coding sequence GTGACGACGCCGATCGATCTGACCAAGCTCCCCGACTACCTCCGCAACCAGCGCTGGTTCGCGGGCAAGGCCTGGCCCATCAAGTCGGTCTCCGTGGTGGACCACGTCTCCCTGGACCTGCCCGGCGGGCGCGCCTTCACCCTCGCCGTGGTGGAGGTCCACTACGAGCTGGGCCACCCCACCCGCTACCTGCTGCCCGTGCTCGCCTCGGACGAGGGCGTGCAGGACGCCTTCGAGGACGTGGAGGTGCTGCGCGCCTTCTTCCAGCTCATCCGCGAGAAGCGGGAGGTTCCCAGCGCCTCGGGCAAGCTCGTGGGCGAGTGGCTGGACACCCCCGAGGGGTTGATGGCCCTGCCCTCGCCCCTGCCGGTGCGGCGGCTCCAGGTGGAGCAGAGCAACACCTCGGTGGTGGTGGCCGAGAAGGTCATCCTCAAGGTCATCCGCAAGCTGGAGGCCGGCATCAACCCCGAGTACGAGGTGGGCCGCTACCTGGCGACGAAGACGTCCTTCCGCGCCACCCCCACCCTGCTCGGAGCGCTCCAGTCCGAGGGCCCCGCGGGTGCCACCCTGGCCGTCGTGCATCGCTACGTCCCCAATGTCGCCGACGGCTGGCGCTACACGTTGGATCATTTCCGCCGCGCGCCCCGGCTGACGCAGGAGTTCCTCGGGGAGCTGCGCGGGCTGGGACAGCGGCTGGGCGAGCTGCACCGCGCGTTCGGCTCCAGCACCGATGACCCGGCCTTCAGCCCCGAGCCCATCCAGACGGAGGATCTCCAGCGCTGGAGCGCCTCCATGGTGGGTGAGCTGGGCGTTACCCTCAACGAGGCCCTGCGCCAGTTCCCGGACCTGGAGGGCAAGCGCGAGGGCCTCATCGAACACGCGAAGCGGCTGGCGCACGTTTCCCCCTCGGGGCAGAAAATCCGCATTCACGGAGATCTGCACCTCGGACAGGTGCTCCGGGCGGAGGGGGACTGGCTCATCTTCGACTTCGAGGGCGAGCCGGGACGCAGCTTCACCCAGCGGCGGGAGAAGTACTCGCCCCTGCGGGACGTCGCGGGAATGTTGCGCTCCTTCGACTACGCGGAGGCCACGTTGCAGCTGGAGGGACAGGCCGCCGGCGAGCGCGTGGGACCGGCGCGCCAGGCGTTCCTGGACGGTTACCGCACCGTCACACGAGGGGCCGCGTTCCTCCCGCAGGACGACGCGACCTTCAACACGATGCTTGACGCCTTCGAGCTGGAGAAGATGCTCTACGAGGTGCGTTACGAGTTACAGAACCGGCCGGACTGGGTGCGCATCCCCGTCCAGGCGCTCTCGAAGATGGAGGTTCGCAAGTGA
- the treS gene encoding maltose alpha-D-glucosyltransferase, with the protein MTRSDPLWYQKAVIYELHIRAFYDSNADGHGDIPGLIEKLPYLQDLGVTCLWILPHYPSPLKDDGYDIADYYAVHPEYGTLADFQRLVEEAHKRDIRIISELVVNHTSDQHAWFQEARRDPKSSKRDFYVWSDTDDKYQGARIIFLDTERSNWTWDPVAKQYFWHRFFSHQPDLNYDNPEVQEAMLDVMRFWLNMGVDGFRCDAVPYLFEREGTNCENLPETHAFLKRLRKTIDSEYPDKLLLAEANQWPADVRVYFGDGDEFHMGFHFPVMPRLFMALRREDRTPIVEILQQTPDIPETCQWAIFLRNHDELTLEMVTDEDRDYMYREYATDPRMRINLGIRRRLAPLMDNGRRRIELMHSLLFTLPGTPVMYYGDEIGMGDNIYLGDRNGVRTPMQWTSDRNAGFSRADGARLYAPLIADPVYGYQSINVEAQERVRSSLLNWMKRILRVRQRYPAFAMGRLRWLNPDNRKVLAFVREYEGQTILIVCNLSRFAQPAVIDLRDFEGQVPVELIGETPFPRISGSMPYQLTLGPYMFLWFRLEKLAPGRGMP; encoded by the coding sequence ATGACCCGGTCGGATCCGCTCTGGTACCAGAAGGCCGTCATCTACGAATTGCACATCCGCGCGTTCTACGACTCGAACGCGGATGGGCACGGGGACATCCCCGGGCTCATCGAGAAGCTGCCCTACCTGCAGGATCTCGGCGTCACCTGCCTGTGGATCCTGCCGCACTACCCTTCACCCCTGAAGGACGACGGCTACGACATCGCGGACTACTACGCGGTGCACCCCGAGTACGGCACGCTCGCGGACTTCCAGCGCCTGGTGGAGGAGGCCCACAAGCGCGACATCCGCATCATCAGCGAGCTCGTCGTCAACCACACCAGCGACCAGCACGCCTGGTTCCAGGAGGCCCGCCGGGATCCGAAGAGCTCCAAGCGTGACTTCTACGTCTGGAGCGACACGGACGACAAATACCAGGGCGCGCGCATCATCTTCCTGGACACCGAGCGCTCCAACTGGACGTGGGATCCGGTGGCCAAGCAGTACTTCTGGCACCGCTTCTTCAGCCACCAGCCGGACCTCAACTACGACAACCCCGAGGTCCAGGAGGCCATGCTGGATGTCATGCGCTTCTGGCTGAACATGGGCGTGGACGGCTTCCGCTGCGACGCCGTGCCCTACCTCTTCGAGCGCGAGGGCACCAACTGCGAGAACCTCCCGGAGACGCACGCCTTCCTCAAGCGGCTGCGCAAGACGATCGACTCCGAGTACCCGGACAAGCTGCTGCTCGCCGAGGCCAACCAGTGGCCCGCCGACGTGCGCGTCTATTTCGGCGACGGCGACGAGTTCCACATGGGCTTCCACTTCCCGGTGATGCCCCGCCTCTTCATGGCGCTGCGCCGGGAGGACCGCACCCCCATCGTCGAAATCCTCCAGCAGACGCCCGACATCCCCGAGACGTGCCAGTGGGCCATCTTCCTGCGCAACCACGACGAGCTGACGCTCGAGATGGTGACGGACGAGGACCGGGACTACATGTACCGGGAGTACGCCACCGATCCGCGCATGCGCATCAACCTGGGCATCCGGCGCCGGCTCGCTCCGCTCATGGACAACGGGCGGCGGCGGATTGAATTGATGCACAGCCTGCTGTTCACCCTGCCGGGCACTCCCGTCATGTACTACGGCGACGAGATCGGCATGGGGGACAACATCTACCTGGGCGATCGCAACGGCGTGCGCACCCCCATGCAGTGGACGAGCGACCGCAACGCGGGCTTCTCCCGCGCGGATGGCGCGCGGCTGTACGCCCCGCTCATCGCGGATCCCGTCTACGGCTACCAGAGCATCAACGTGGAGGCCCAGGAGCGCGTCCGCTCGTCGCTGCTCAACTGGATGAAGCGCATCCTCCGGGTGCGCCAGCGCTACCCCGCCTTCGCCATGGGCCGGCTGCGCTGGCTCAACCCGGACAACCGCAAGGTGCTCGCCTTCGTGCGCGAGTACGAGGGACAGACGATCCTCATCGTCTGCAACCTCTCGCGCTTCGCCCAGCCGGCGGTGATCGACCTGCGTGACTTCGAGGGACAGGTGCCCGTCGAGCTCATTGGCGAGACGCCTTTCCCCCGCATCTCCGGGAGCATGCCGTACCAGCTCACGCTGGGGCCCTACATGTTCCTGTGGTTCCGCCTCGAGAAGCTCGCCCCTGGGAGGGGAATGCCGTGA
- a CDS encoding alpha-1,4-glucan--maltose-1-phosphate maltosyltransferase, translated as MSERIGSTVIENVRPELDAGRWAVKRVEGESLKVQADIFKEGHDILVAVVRWRQSAPKEQATEWAETPMVSKGNDLWEGEFLLARNGRYEFTVEAWPDLYATWVTEVKRKVDVGRDVRSELLEGAAMLRAHAERAQKAGSPDEARRMVEAATLFEKGMSANAIAAAMDPGLTLVASKYADRSIATRYDRVPEVFVDREKARFGSWYEFFPRSALRDGRTHGTFRDAEKWLPYVQSLGFDIIYLPPIHPIGRKARKGKNNSLTATPEDVGSPWAIGGPEGGHKAVNPLLGTLEDFRSFVKAANGLGIEIALDIAFQCSPDHPYVKEHPEWFQHRPDGTIKTAENPPKRYEDIVNFDWLGPGRATLWPELKSVVLHWVEQGVRIFRVDNPHTKPLQFWAWLIREVQTVHPDTVFLSEAFTRPKVMKHLAKAGFQQSYTYFTWRNFKQEMEEYLEEITTPPVSDYMRGNLWPNTPDILPEFLQRSGPGGFRLRAAMAATLSSSWGMYCGYELCEGTPIKPGKEEYLDSEKYELKAWDLDRPGNIRDYISRLNAIRREHRAFQLYGNLRFFKSENEQVMFYLKRTPDGSSQVLVAVSFDPFQPQESVLHVPLAELGIQPDETYQVHELMTDQRSLWQGPTAHVRLTPEQPAAIWAVYRFRRSEQAFDYYE; from the coding sequence ATGAGCGAGCGAATCGGAAGCACGGTCATCGAGAACGTCCGACCGGAACTGGACGCGGGCCGTTGGGCCGTGAAGCGGGTCGAGGGCGAGTCCCTCAAAGTCCAGGCCGACATCTTCAAGGAGGGCCACGACATCCTGGTGGCCGTGGTGCGCTGGAGGCAGTCCGCGCCGAAGGAGCAGGCGACGGAGTGGGCCGAAACGCCCATGGTCTCCAAGGGCAACGACCTCTGGGAGGGCGAGTTCCTCCTGGCGCGCAACGGGCGCTACGAGTTCACGGTCGAGGCCTGGCCCGACCTCTACGCCACCTGGGTCACGGAAGTGAAACGCAAGGTGGACGTGGGCCGGGACGTGCGCAGCGAGCTGCTCGAGGGCGCCGCCATGCTCCGCGCCCATGCCGAGCGCGCCCAGAAGGCCGGCAGCCCCGATGAGGCCCGGCGCATGGTCGAGGCCGCCACGCTCTTCGAGAAGGGCATGAGCGCCAACGCCATCGCCGCGGCCATGGATCCAGGGCTCACCCTGGTCGCGTCGAAGTACGCGGACCGCTCCATCGCCACCCGGTACGACCGCGTCCCCGAGGTCTTCGTGGACCGGGAGAAGGCGCGCTTCGGCTCCTGGTACGAGTTCTTCCCGCGCTCGGCGCTGCGTGACGGCCGCACGCACGGCACCTTCCGCGACGCCGAGAAGTGGCTGCCCTACGTGCAGTCGCTGGGCTTCGACATCATCTACCTGCCGCCCATCCACCCCATCGGCCGCAAGGCGCGCAAGGGCAAGAACAACAGCCTCACCGCCACTCCCGAGGACGTGGGCAGCCCGTGGGCCATCGGCGGCCCCGAGGGTGGCCACAAGGCCGTGAATCCCCTGCTCGGCACGCTGGAGGACTTCCGGAGCTTCGTGAAGGCCGCCAACGGGCTGGGCATCGAGATCGCCCTGGACATCGCCTTCCAGTGCTCGCCGGACCACCCCTACGTGAAGGAGCACCCGGAGTGGTTCCAGCACCGGCCGGACGGCACCATCAAGACGGCCGAGAACCCGCCCAAGCGCTACGAGGACATCGTCAACTTCGACTGGCTGGGCCCCGGCCGCGCCACGCTGTGGCCCGAGCTCAAGTCCGTGGTGCTGCACTGGGTGGAACAGGGCGTGCGCATCTTCCGCGTGGACAACCCGCACACCAAGCCGCTCCAGTTCTGGGCCTGGCTCATCCGCGAGGTGCAGACCGTCCATCCGGACACCGTCTTCCTCTCCGAGGCCTTCACCCGTCCCAAGGTGATGAAGCACCTGGCCAAGGCGGGCTTCCAGCAGTCGTACACCTACTTCACCTGGCGCAACTTCAAGCAGGAGATGGAGGAGTACCTGGAGGAGATCACCACCCCGCCCGTGTCCGACTACATGCGCGGCAACCTCTGGCCCAACACGCCGGACATCCTCCCCGAGTTCCTCCAGCGCAGCGGGCCCGGTGGGTTCCGCCTGCGCGCCGCCATGGCCGCCACCCTCTCCAGCTCCTGGGGCATGTACTGCGGCTACGAGCTGTGCGAGGGCACGCCCATCAAGCCGGGCAAGGAGGAGTACCTCGACTCGGAGAAGTACGAGCTCAAGGCGTGGGACCTGGACCGGCCGGGCAACATCCGCGACTACATCTCGCGGCTCAACGCCATCCGCCGCGAGCACCGCGCCTTCCAGCTCTACGGCAACCTGCGCTTCTTCAAGTCGGAGAACGAGCAGGTGATGTTCTACCTGAAGCGCACGCCGGACGGCTCCAGCCAGGTGCTGGTGGCGGTGAGCTTCGATCCCTTCCAGCCCCAGGAGTCCGTGCTGCACGTGCCCCTGGCCGAGCTGGGCATCCAGCCCGACGAAACGTACCAGGTGCATGAGCTGATGACGGACCAGCGGAGCCTCTGGCAAGGGCCCACCGCGCACGTGCGCCTCACGCCCGAACAGCCCGCGGCCATCTGGGCGGTCTACCGCTTCCGCCGCAGTGAGCAGGCGTTCGACTACTACGAATAG
- a CDS encoding PHP-associated domain-containing protein: MLIDLHAHSYLSKGCDLDPRAVLDRAALFGLDGVAFTETNTQDGCDELFEIGAKSKVKVFVGLELITDRGQYLCFFPKPELAPEPVQMWGSNREKPWSAAECLSKVRSLGAAIVAARPYDRDTPNPAMDYVRSLGGLLCAVEGYNARVKQTSNDLAVEAAEVLKLPCTGGSDARGSLDEVGYGATCFKKPVQTQEQLVAALLAGEFYPVMAGELPRLTRPGEAQAARSGGKRRGGGGGGGGGRRRR; the protein is encoded by the coding sequence ATGCTCATCGATCTGCACGCGCATTCCTACCTGTCGAAGGGTTGCGACCTGGATCCGCGCGCGGTCCTCGACCGTGCCGCGCTGTTCGGTCTGGACGGCGTGGCCTTCACCGAGACCAACACCCAGGACGGCTGTGACGAGCTGTTCGAGATCGGCGCGAAGTCCAAGGTCAAGGTCTTCGTCGGTCTGGAGCTCATCACCGACCGCGGTCAGTACCTGTGCTTCTTCCCGAAGCCGGAGCTGGCTCCCGAGCCCGTGCAGATGTGGGGCAGCAACCGCGAGAAGCCGTGGAGCGCCGCCGAGTGTCTCTCGAAGGTCCGCTCGCTGGGCGCCGCCATCGTCGCGGCTCGGCCCTACGATCGGGACACTCCCAACCCCGCCATGGACTATGTCCGGTCCCTGGGGGGCCTGCTGTGCGCCGTCGAGGGCTACAACGCCCGCGTGAAGCAGACGTCCAACGACCTCGCCGTCGAGGCCGCCGAGGTGCTCAAGCTGCCCTGCACCGGTGGCAGTGACGCCCGTGGCTCCCTGGACGAGGTGGGTTATGGCGCCACCTGCTTCAAGAAGCCCGTGCAGACCCAGGAGCAGCTGGTCGCCGCGCTGCTGGCCGGGGAGTTCTACCCGGTCATGGCCGGCGAGCTGCCTCGGCTGACTCGCCCCGGTGAGGCCCAGGCGGCCCGCAGCGGTGGCAAGCGCCGCGGGGGCGGGGGCGGCGGAGGCGGTGGGCGCCGCCGTCGCTAG
- a CDS encoding Fur family transcriptional regulator translates to MDEVLQRYMAQHGLKSTRQRSLIIDTFFSVGGHLSVEELWNKVREQDTKVSVATVYRTMKLLNECGLAHARNFGDGQTRYEAAAGREHHDHLICTHCGTIVEFEDDRIEEMQDAVARKHGFTVTSHKMELYGLCKNCQRRAPAKSEA, encoded by the coding sequence ATGGACGAAGTCCTCCAGCGCTACATGGCGCAGCACGGGCTGAAGAGCACGCGCCAGCGCAGTCTCATCATCGACACCTTCTTCTCCGTCGGGGGACATCTCTCCGTCGAGGAGCTGTGGAACAAGGTGCGCGAGCAGGACACCAAGGTGTCGGTGGCGACGGTGTACCGGACGATGAAGTTGCTCAACGAGTGCGGCCTGGCCCACGCGCGCAACTTCGGGGACGGGCAGACGCGCTACGAGGCCGCGGCGGGGAGGGAGCACCACGATCACCTCATCTGCACGCACTGCGGCACCATCGTCGAGTTCGAGGACGACCGCATCGAGGAGATGCAGGACGCGGTGGCGCGCAAGCACGGCTTCACGGTGACGTCGCACAAGATGGAACTGTACGGGCTGTGCAAGAACTGCCAGCGGCGCGCCCCGGCCAAGAGCGAGGCATGA